The Penaeus chinensis breed Huanghai No. 1 chromosome 29, ASM1920278v2, whole genome shotgun sequence genome window below encodes:
- the LOC125040593 gene encoding armadillo-like helical domain-containing protein 3 produces the protein MGSKLKPGGVRRHLKEKVVQMYEDLFHGADPCINNSRFWEDLFLLKPKMSALEGEISRCTSDQLLGLKENINTLFSKCVQTLSHDHHIRVINALLTLCSLVRGLYRKMQGDYGFDFINILIGFDSAEEQMQLLLNHVSNFLTGEYCDSLKSLSLKFLLVLATGTDNISQNTVLEYLTINCNFDSVIQLLSHSSTRNQHGPEAVLYLMLMVNYRKHEMTNPYTVNLSLLDDELILNGYGQVITASLADFNHKYSAHFMEPHGSGWFASLTSMVGSMFVSEEMATRNEHIKANDSFLLALYEAVHLNRNFITALTTATDPSTPPSPANTLDRGSTPPTTDVNDQNNPAPTVELEATLQPTNLLVTFLEYCSIVMQDTKTEESLNNVKLCFIIITCIAEDQYCNLLLHDANLVFTVPLHRLPMRHRKVIPEKTPHARPLACAVLDVMVEFMMSHMMKKLPLELFLLNVRIVHRLLCYQKRNSVRLPYNWKDLWAALIALAKFLVTNEAYLAKKMNIFQLAHQVMNIFNLFITYGDTFLSTPSSYDELYYEIMRMHQVFENMYSMSLRYSRTDGDYKESAQKLTNSLGNVRSIINHFTPKLDKWSQEHGVSTLTEEQVLEVVRNNYDSLTLKLHDSLDQYEKYAEKPQHANFFTSMVRSILSDTRQSIDFSAFENLTILQELSQST, from the exons ATGGGGAGCAAGCTGAAGCCGGGGGGGGTCCGGCGGCACCTGAAGGAGAAGGTGGTGCAGATGTATGAGGATCTCTTCCATGGAGCCGATCCCTGCATCAATAACTCCAGGTTCTGGGAGGATCTCTTCCTGCTCAAG CCAAAGATGTCTGCTTTGGAAGGTGAGATCAGCCGATGCACATCTGACCAGCTGCTGGGGCTCAAGGAGAACATCAACACCCTCTTCTCTAAGTGTGTGCAGACCCTGTCTCACGACCATCATATACGGGTCATCAATGCTCTTTTG ACCTTATGCAGCCTGGTACGTGGACTCTACAGAAAAATGCAGGGAGATTATGGGTTTGACTTCATTAACATACTCATAGGTTTTGATTCTGCAGAGGAACAAATGCAACTTCTCCTGAATCATGTCTCAAATTTCCTAACAG GTGAATATTGTGACAGTCTGAAGTCGCTTAGCCTCAAGTTCTTGTTAGTTCTGGCCACAGGGACAGACAACATCAGCCAAAACACTGTGCTTGAGTATCTCACCATCAATTGCAACTTTGACTCAGTCATTCAG CTGTTGAGCCATTCAAGTACACGCAACCAGCATGGCCCTGAAGCAGTGCTGTACCTCATGCTGATGGTCAACTACCGCAAGCATGAGATGACCAATCCATACACCGTTAACCTCTCACTCTTAGATGATGAACTCATTTTAAATGGCTATGGTCAG GTAATAACTGCATCCTTGGCAGACTTTAACCATAAATATTCAGCCCACTTCATGGAGCCCCATGGCTCAGGCTGGTTTGCCTCCCTCACATCCATGGTAGGATCCATGTTTGTGTCAGAGGAGATGGCAACGCGAAATGAACACATAAA GGCAAATGATTCATTCCTCTTGGCACTGTACGAAGCAGTCCATCTGAACCGCAACTTCATCACTGCCCTCACCACAGCCACagacccctcaacccccccttcccctgccaacaCTCTCGACCGTGGCAGCACTCCCCCAACCACAGACGTCAACGACCAGAACAACCCTGCGCCAACGGTAGAATTAGAAGCCACGTTACAGCCCACGAACCTACTAGTCACTTTTCTTGAATATTg CTCCATAGTAATGCAGGACACAAAGACCGAGGAGAGCCTGAACAATGTCAAACTCtgcttcatcattatcacgtgCATTGCCGAGGACCAGTACTGCAATCTGCTGCTTCATGATGCCAACCTCGTGTTCACAGTGCCCTTACACCGCCTCCCCATGAGACATCGCAAAGTCATACCAGAGAAGACACCTCATGCCCGTCCATTGGCATGTGCAGTCCTAG ATGTAATGGTAGAATTCATGATGTCTCATATGATGAAGAAACTCCCCCTGGAACTGTTCCTCCTGAACGTGCGAATTGTTCACCGTCTCCTCTGCTACCAAAAGCGTAACTCAGTCCGACTGCCTTACAATTGGAAGGACTTGTGGGCTGCCCTGATTGCTCTTGCCAAATTCCTGGTCACCAATGAGGCATATCTGGCCAAGAAAATGAACATCTTCCAGTTAGCACATCAG GTCATGAatattttcaatttgttcatCACATATGGTGACACTTTCCTCTCAACACCATCAAGCTATGATGAGCTCTACTATGAAATCATGAGGATGCACCAG GTATTTGAGAACATGTACTCCATGAGCTTACGATATTCAAGAACAGATGGAGATTACAAAGAAAGTGCGCAAAAGCTCACAAACTCACTAGGCAATGTCAG ATCAATAATAAACCATTTCACCCCCAAGTTAGACAAATGGAGTCAGGAACATGGAGTATCAACACTTACAGAAGAACAG GTTCTAGAAGTGGTCCGGAATAACTATGACAGCCTCACCCTCAAACTTCACGACAGTTTAGATCAATATGAAAAATATGCTGAGAAGCCTCAGCATGCTAATTTCTTCACAAGCATG GTAAGAAGCATACTCAGCGATACGAGACAAAGCATTGATTTTAGCGCCTTTGAAAACTTAACAATATTACAAGAACTGAGCCAGTCAACATAG